Below is a genomic region from Methanolobus sediminis.
TTCCGGTTTTTCCAGTATGATGATGCCTTCCAGTTCCCTTATTATCTCTACGTTCCTTGCATCGATATCTCTTACTTTCAATTCAACAGGACCGCCTTTTATCGCATTGAACTTGCAGAGATCTTTACAGATACCACATCCGCTGCATTTAAGCAAGTCTATCTGATCGGTTATTGCACCATTTGGACAATTATCCCTTGGAGGACATGGATCACATTTCTGACATTTTTCCCTGGCAATTCCATAAGGAAGCTCTGATATAACTACACCTGCAATATCAACAGGAACCACATAGACCGGCACACCACCTTTTACAGCCTGGGCAACAGCATTGCTTACAAGTGAATCTGCCGTACCGTGTGCTATTTTGGAAACCGTATTGGATGTAGCCGGTGTGACTACAAGAGCATCATACTTATCAAGCAGGAAGCGTCCGGTTTTTGGCCAGCTCTTACCTTGCTGTGTTTCAAGGAAGACTTCCTCAAGGTATTCTCCGCAGGATATCTTTTCCAGTTCCTGTTCAAGTCCATACATCCTCACAACTTCCTCCGCGGCACTGGAAAGGAAAGTGTTCACTCTGATGTCGTATTCACTTTTCATCTGCCCGAATATACCAAAACTTGAGGTGAGAAAATGGCCTGCTCCGGTAATTCCCCATGCTATCGTTTTTGTCATAGGGAGAAAATAGTCTTTCTGTATTATATACTTTGATATACTTGATTTTGCATTGGATCTGAATGATCACAGATAACCATAGAGCAGTTTCATGGCTTCCTTTTCTTTTTCTCCACCGCATTTATCCACAATATTACCATATGCTTTGATGAGCTTGAGATACTTGTCATCACATGTAAGCTGGTATCTGGTTGCGTGGATGCATGCCTCTATTACACCAAAGATCCCACGATTCGGAGCTCTTATACGACATTTATTGATATGTGTCCTCAAAGGAATAAGTTCGGCAACAAGAGCATCAGATGTAAGTTTAATATTGATGCATTCAAAGGCCACCCAGCACTGCGCCTCCTTGAGAGCTACTATAGTCCTGCCATTGATATTAAGTGGTTCAAATTCAGAATCTTTCAGGTCAGAGAATGTGGAGTTAACAAAAGTAATGGCGTCCCATGTGGTATTTGCGACAAGGACTTTTTCAGACAATACATTATCATAAGTAGTGGAACCTTTGAAAAGGCGCACAAAAAGTTTGTCATTTCTGCGGATAATCCCCATAGGTGCAGCATTCATAGACCATCCTCTGTTTGTTGTAACAATGGTTTCCGAAATGCCTTCGTATATCCCGTAATCCTCTAAATTTAATTTTATGTGCATTAAAACCTGACTCCGGCAAGTAATGCTATGAACAGACCTGCGATGATTATATCTGCTGTGGAACCTGGATTTATTTTCTTTTGGAGAAGCTCTTTATCTAGTATCTTAATCAATGGTAATATACTATTAAAGTCCTCACCGATATTATACATTTCCTCAAGTATCTCTTTTGCTTTTTCTGATACATAGAGAGCCGTATCCGTATCATATTTAGTACTTATGAACGTATCCTCATTCTCAGAAAGTATCTTCAGGAATGCGTAAACAGTTACGTTATTTATATCAGCCTGAAGCTTAGGAGACTCCAGACCATTCATGCCATCGATTATCAGTTCCGCACAACGGGCACATCTCTTAAAACCCGTGACCCATTCATTGGCTATGATGTCATAACCTCTGGCAATATCCATGAGCTTGTAAAGACTCATGTCCTTTTCATGGAGTTCATCAATAGCACTGTTGCTTTGAAGATCAAACTCATCTACAGAATTGACCTTGACACCTGCAGCATCAAAACAACTGTAGAAATCCACTGAATCTGACGTGGTGGTATTTTTGACTATCCTGTAAGCAGACTCTGTAAGTTGTAGAATGGTAAAGGTCTCGTCTTCCTCAAATAGTTCCCCGGCAGCCATTGCAAAAGGTATCAGCAAAAGAAAAGCTCCGAAATGAGTATTGCCGCCTTTCTGCCAGCGCATACTTTCAGTAACTGCACTTTTGATAAGTCCCCCTACACCGTTCTCACAGGAAACTGCTTCCTCTATGACAGGATAAACAGCACTTGCAGATGCAAGAAAGTGCTCGTACCGTGTGTCCTCATAATCACTGAACCGGTCAATATTCCCGGGCTTTGGGGAAGATGACACCTCAAGACACATGGCAAGCTGTGCGCACCGTGCAATGTGTGCCGGCAGAGGATAAGTTCCCCTGTCAATTGTGTAGAGTGAATCTATCATCTGTACCTTCTTATACATTCTAATTCAATGTAATTTGAATTTTCCCACTTATGACTGAGTGTTGACTGGTTTTTTAGCGTGTTCCAGAATGTAGTCTGCAAGTTCCTTTTTAAGGCGCATGTACTCTGAATCTGAAAGACCCAAGGTTTCCAGTACTCCATCTCTCAGGTAACATGGTTTTGATATCTTACAACACCAGACAAGACTTCCAAAACATGTGCTGTCGCCATATTCAAGCATTGTACCTTTTGCAAACTCATTCTTTATATCTGCAAATTCCTGTGCAGAATAACCGAGTTTGGCAATATTGTGATGAACAGGACATGGTTTTACAGGCAGGCAACAGAATGCAAGTCCCCTAAGGTCACCTTCTCCGCGGCAAACATGTTTAGGTGCGTTATACCAGCCCATGTCTTCCTGCTGTATTGAGAAACTGTTTACAAGATGGCTTATTATGCCAGGCTCTTCCAGAACAGCGCGTGCTACAGAAACCATGTCAGCTCCTCTTGTGAACATATCCTTTGCAGCTTCAATGTCTGTGACAGAATTATTGCAGATAAGGAACATTCTTGTGGAATCGCGGACCTCTTTTATGAGTTTCAGGTCTGCTCCGGCACCTTCCTGCATTGCATCGAGGTGGAGAATATCTGCACCGGCTGCATCTATTGATTTAACAAGTTCAATGTCATCAACAACATTGGCACGTACTTTTACAGAAAGCACTACACCTGTTTCCTTTATTTTAGAGATCCAGTCAGTGAGTTTTGGAAGGTCACTGAGTAATGCCTGACCGACACCAATATCAGTCATTTCCTTCTGCCTGCAATGTGCATCAAGTTCGAGTATGGCACCGGCATCCCTTACGACCTCTGCTGCCTTTATGAGAGGTTCGATCTTTGAACTTCTCACATTGATCCCGACAACAGGCCCTTCTTTCACAGCTTTTATCTCATCCTCTATAACCTTGAGAGGCTCATGGGACTCGAATTCCTTTCTTCCACGGGAAACCATTTCTGCAGCAGCTTTCTGGGTTGCAGAATCCAGGTTGTATCCTCCAAGGATTACAAGTCCTGCATCATTTGCTTTCTCATTTGCAAAAGTGCTGTTCGTAATTCCCCCCATGGGTGCAAGTGCAATTGGGTTTCTAAAAGAGAAATCCCTTACTTTAATATCAAAAAGATTATCAGACACGTTTTTACCTCAGGTAAATGTAATATATATTAATATCTATCAACATTGACTTGAATTCTTCTATGCCGCTGAATAATGATAGGTTCTATTATTAAAATTGCGCCTTGTATTTAGATATTCTTTCCTGAAAATCCAGGTAAACTTAAAACCTATATACTATCAACACAGACATTTAAAATAACCATAGATTCGCACAGATATGAGTCTATGAATTATGTAAAGTGGAGGTAAAATTCATGAACTGTATTGTTTGTGGTATTGAAAGTGATACGAAATATTGTGATGAATGTGGAAAGGTAATGGATGAGGTAATAAGAACCGTAGGAGAGAAGCGATGGAATGCAATCGATGACTGCTCTTTCATCTACCCGATGGTCCTCAGGGTTGCCAGAGGTGAACTTACCGTCCATGATATAATCCAGGCTCTTGAAGTCGAGGACTGATTACTCTTTTTAAAAAAGGGATCGATAAAAGAGGAAAAGAAAGTAAGCATGAAGCTTACTTTGTTTATCCTTTGAAGAAATTAGAAGAAACTACTGCTGATGCCTGACTGCCCAGGATACATGTAAACTGCAGTACCGGTAAAAAGACTTAACACAGCATTGCCTTTCTTTATTAAATGTACTTTCATACTTTGGTATTATTACATTTGGATACGCGTTAGAAATGTTTTATATAGGAACTACCATTTCCTGTCAATATGATACAGGACATCATTATCCCATTTCTTCTTGTAGGCCTTGCAGAACTTGGAGATAAGACACAAATTGCCGTACTGGTCTTATCAACAAAAACAAGGGAATACGCACGTTTACTTGCCGGAGTGATGCTGGCTTTTATTCTGACAGATGGCCTGGCGATCCTTCTTGGAAATGTTATTGCAAACAGAATACCGATGGATTACGTGCGTATTGGTGCCGGAGTTATGTTCATCATATTCGGCGTGATGACACTGATCAACAAAGATGACGATGATGAAGACGGTTCCTACGAACTAAAAAATCCATTTATGTCCGGTTTTGGTCTTATACTGGTGTCAGAGATGGGAGACAAGACACAACTTGCATCTGCACTTTTTGCAACCCAGTACGATCCGGTTATGGTATTCATCGGTGTCGTCCTTGCACTGTTCCTGCTCTCTTCAATGGCAGTATATGTAGGGAAGATACTCATGGAAAAGATCAATAAAAATACCATTTCCAGAGCTGCAGGTGTCCTCTTTATTGTGATCGGTATTTCATTCTTCCTCTGAAGTACGGTTATTTTTACTTCCTTTTTTGCAGTCAAAACAAAAATTAATAAAGCAGGAGTTTTAATTTTAATAAAGGAGGTTTTACAATAGTACATATACTCAGATGCAAAGACCTTGGCTTTAATGACGATTTCATAGTCATCGACAATGATCCAAAGAAGGCAAAAGAAAGAATGAAGGAACATGTTCTGACTGAGCACAAGGAAGAGTTTGAATCACTATCAGACTTCCATCAGGAAGAGATTATATCAAAAATGGATTTCCTGCTCACACGCGGCTGTGGCTGTGGTGTACTTAAGCTCTAAGCTATTATTATATATTACTAAGAATTTCCTGTTTACTCATTTATGAGATTTCTCTTTTTTTGCCCTGAAAGCAACGTAAACAGCTGCAAGCAATAAGGGAATTCCTATACCCAGTATTAATATTTCTAATCCATTTTCTGCAGCATTGAATCCATCGACAATAAACAGTTCGTTATCAGTTACAGAAACAGCTCCGGAGAATATGAATAGAAATAGTACCGTCAACAGTGTAATACCCAATATTAGATATCTATTATATTTCATACCAACCATTATAGTTGTTTCATCGAATTGTAAATAAGCGTTTTGACTAATAGTGAGTTATTTTTAAAAAGATGTGTAAATTTAAAACATTTTGTAAAATTATAACGACATATCAAATCAAAAAACGATTAAAAAGGGATACAATTTATCATAAGATATATATTGTTTAGTTCCATCTCAATCAGTGAGAGAGGAAGGACGGCCGCCGGGTCATTTGACCTGAGGAAAGTCTCCCCACCTTCTAAACACACGAATGCCTGTAAAGGGCATCGGGCGAGAGCCCGGGCAGTTGCTTTGCAACTCATGTGCTCTGCACATGCTGGCACAGAAACGATACCTTACCATGTAAATGCAATGATGCTTAAAAAGCTGAGGTCTCATGGAATGCGGATGGAACGGCGAATCCTCGTGGGTGCAAGTCAGTAGTAGGGGGCAATGGTTGTTTAGACCATTCCTGAAGTTTATGTACGCGTAGCCGAATGCCGTCAATGCAGCTCTTTATGAGCGCATCATTCTACCAGGTTGGAATAATGTATTGCATTAACAGAAGGGAGCTTACTCTCCTCACTCAACAATACTCTGATTTCAGGTATTAGCTTTTAAGCCAGGAAGATCTGAATCCTGTCACAAATTTTTTAACTAAATCTTTATATGTTTTGTTGTAAGCAGCTACTTCCAGATACGTCTCAAAGAGCTCATTGCTTCTGTTTAGCGCATTGAATACTTTTTCCGGCTGCCTGCACATCAATTTTGCAAGATAAAGTGAATACTTAAGATGTTCGCCAAATTCTGCATAGCACTTCTTTTCATATTCTTTAAGTTTTCCTTTATTGCCTGTATTCATTGAAACAATTTCTGCCGCAATCTGTCCGGATCTTATGGCATAGGGCAAGCCCTCCCCCGTCAGCGCATCAACAAAACCTGCTGCATCCCCGCTTAACAGAACTCTACCTTTCACAAGTTTTCTTTTATGGCCACCACATGGAAGTATATGTCCTTTTAGCTTGTATTCACCGTTAAACCCATTATCTGCAAGGAATTTCTTCATTGTTTGCTTTGGGTGTGGGGAATACTTTGCCATAACACTTCCAAACCCTACGGAAAAATTATCATCATGCGGGAAAATCCAACCATATCCCATTCCTTCAGGACTAAAATCTATTTCAACCAGATCTTCAGGTCTATCAATATTTTTGCAGTCTATTTCAGTAACAAGACATACACCATATCCATCTTTGGTATCCGGTTCTCTAACATGGTTTTTAAGTGTTCCAAGCGCACCGGT
It encodes:
- a CDS encoding dihydromethanopterin reductase (acceptor), which codes for MTKTIAWGITGAGHFLTSSFGIFGQMKSEYDIRVNTFLSSAAEEVVRMYGLEQELEKISCGEYLEEVFLETQQGKSWPKTGRFLLDKYDALVVTPATSNTVSKIAHGTADSLVSNAVAQAVKGGVPVYVVPVDIAGVVISELPYGIAREKCQKCDPCPPRDNCPNGAITDQIDLLKCSGCGICKDLCKFNAIKGGPVELKVRDIDARNVEIIRELEGIIILEKPEDIPSIMAEI
- a CDS encoding geranylgeranyl reductase family protein gives rise to the protein MDTQIYDLIIIGAGPSGSSAGRIAGQKGLKTLILEKEIFPRYKPCGGAISRHTISYLDFDISAEIINKSVFKGKLRYRDKVVEFHKDEIINFLVTRSTFDNFLLEKARETGIYVHLGEKATDILQETDSVAVTTDKNTYKCKFVIIATGALGTLKNHVREPDTKDGYGVCLVTEIDCKNIDRPEDLVEIDFSPEGMGYGWIFPHDDNFSVGFGSVMAKYSPHPKQTMKKFLADNGFNGEYKLKGHILPCGGHKRKLVKGRVLLSGDAAGFVDALTGEGLPYAIRSGQIAAEIVSMNTGNKGKLKEYEKKCYAEFGEHLKYSLYLAKLMCRQPEKVFNALNRSNELFETYLEVAAYNKTYKDLVKKFVTGFRSSWLKS
- a CDS encoding triphosphoribosyl-dephospho-CoA synthase, with amino-acid sequence MIDSLYTIDRGTYPLPAHIARCAQLAMCLEVSSSPKPGNIDRFSDYEDTRYEHFLASASAVYPVIEEAVSCENGVGGLIKSAVTESMRWQKGGNTHFGAFLLLIPFAMAAGELFEEDETFTILQLTESAYRIVKNTTTSDSVDFYSCFDAAGVKVNSVDEFDLQSNSAIDELHEKDMSLYKLMDIARGYDIIANEWVTGFKRCARCAELIIDGMNGLESPKLQADINNVTVYAFLKILSENEDTFISTKYDTDTALYVSEKAKEILEEMYNIGEDFNSILPLIKILDKELLQKKINPGSTADIIIAGLFIALLAGVRF
- a CDS encoding DUF447 domain-containing protein; the encoded protein is MHIKLNLEDYGIYEGISETIVTTNRGWSMNAAPMGIIRRNDKLFVRLFKGSTTYDNVLSEKVLVANTTWDAITFVNSTFSDLKDSEFEPLNINGRTIVALKEAQCWVAFECINIKLTSDALVAELIPLRTHINKCRIRAPNRGIFGVIEACIHATRYQLTCDDKYLKLIKAYGNIVDKCGGEKEKEAMKLLYGYL
- a CDS encoding TMEM165/GDT1 family protein — translated: MIQDIIIPFLLVGLAELGDKTQIAVLVLSTKTREYARLLAGVMLAFILTDGLAILLGNVIANRIPMDYVRIGAGVMFIIFGVMTLINKDDDDEDGSYELKNPFMSGFGLILVSEMGDKTQLASALFATQYDPVMVFIGVVLALFLLSSMAVYVGKILMEKINKNTISRAAGVLFIVIGISFFL
- a CDS encoding methanogenesis marker 9 domain-containing protein is translated as MSDNLFDIKVRDFSFRNPIALAPMGGITNSTFANEKANDAGLVILGGYNLDSATQKAAAEMVSRGRKEFESHEPLKVIEDEIKAVKEGPVVGINVRSSKIEPLIKAAEVVRDAGAILELDAHCRQKEMTDIGVGQALLSDLPKLTDWISKIKETGVVLSVKVRANVVDDIELVKSIDAAGADILHLDAMQEGAGADLKLIKEVRDSTRMFLICNNSVTDIEAAKDMFTRGADMVSVARAVLEEPGIISHLVNSFSIQQEDMGWYNAPKHVCRGEGDLRGLAFCCLPVKPCPVHHNIAKLGYSAQEFADIKNEFAKGTMLEYGDSTCFGSLVWCCKISKPCYLRDGVLETLGLSDSEYMRLKKELADYILEHAKKPVNTQS